The following DNA comes from Aquificaceae bacterium.
TAAAAGTGCAACCAAACTCCACACGAAGCCTCGAGCAGTTCACAGTAGGAGGCAGTGTTGCAACTCCCCACGGGTCAGATAAAAGTGCAACATTAAAATATTAGATTGCAAGGTTCTTATTTTTGTTGCAACTCCCCACGGGTCAGATAAAAGTGCAACACTACTTTTCAAACCTTTGAAAGACAAGGATTAGAATAGGCTCTTTTTTGACTTTTGACATGATAAATATCATAAACACGCATCCAGCCCTTGAGTATCAAGGCTTATACACGAAGTTGTTGATACATCTTGCTCCGAGGCACACAAGAAAACTGAAAATCTCAAAAACTTCCAAAAGCCTTGTAAAACAACCAAAAGCTAAGGGTAGGCAAAATCTCAAAAACTCCGCCTTATGCATAAAATTTTGAGACGAGTATCATTTGCAACAAGTTAAAAGCCAAAAAAAACCCGTGGAGTTTTTACAAGAACCTCGCCCTATTCAACTGCCAAGATATCACGGGAGCAAGAGCCCCCGAAAATCCACTGCTCATATTATAACACATCCACAAAGCCAAAACCCTCTCCTGTCCTAACGCCCCAACCCTTCAGATATAAAAGCTTTAGGCTCTCTGGGTTTCCCTTCAGCTCAAACCTGCCTACAAAGCCTGTGAGATACATAACCCTTTTACCGCTTGCCCTTCTAAAACCTCTTAGGGTATGCTTTATCACCACCTTTTTCCAAAAGAGATACCTCAAACTCACATCTTCGTAGCTATATCCAAGCAAGTCAAAGACCTTTCTATGGAGAAGGTTAAATTCTCTCTCAAAGTTCCCATCCCACGGCAGTATAGGCTTGTCTTCCTTGTCTTCTATTATTGCAGGAGAAAGCACTTTAAAGACAGCCCTTTGGTCTATTTTCTTTACCCTTAGGCTCTTTATGGAATTTACGCTTATCTTTAGGTTTTTGTCTATTGGAAAGTCTCTTAGGCTAATTAACTTTCCTGCGGTCTCTTCTCCAAGTTTTTTGTCCAAAAAGCTCATGTATAGTCTTGCGTAGGGTTCTTTTAGCAAAAACCTATTTGTGTCAAGCTCTCCCTGAAAACTAAGAAAAAAGCTAAAGGGTCTTGGACTTCTCTCTGTAAAATACTCCTCACCCAAGAGGCTCTTTAGGGCGGACATGACCCTATTTCTAAACAAAAGTGGCAGGTATTTATCGCTTAGTTTAAGGTCTACCC
Coding sequences within:
- the cas6 gene encoding CRISPR-associated endoribonuclease Cas6; this encodes MAWKTSEWVERRLRVMDGLRLRVDLKLSDKYLPLLFRNRVMSALKSLLGEEYFTERSPRPFSFFLSFQGELDTNRFLLKEPYARLYMSFLDKKLGEETAGKLISLRDFPIDKNLKISVNSIKSLRVKKIDQRAVFKVLSPAIIEDKEDKPILPWDGNFEREFNLLHRKVFDLLGYSYEDVSLRYLFWKKVVIKHTLRGFRRASGKRVMYLTGFVGRFELKGNPESLKLLYLKGWGVRTGEGFGFVDVL